The Patagioenas fasciata isolate bPatFas1 chromosome 25, bPatFas1.hap1, whole genome shotgun sequence genome includes a region encoding these proteins:
- the SRRM1 gene encoding serine/arginine repetitive matrix protein 1 isoform X3, with the protein MDAGFFRGTSAEQDNRFSNKQKKLLKQLKFAECLEKKVDMSKVNLEVIKPWITKRVTEILGFEDDVVIEFIFNQLEVKNPDSKMMQINLTGFLNGKNAREFMGELWPLLLSAQENIAGIPTAFLELKKEEIKQRQIEQEKLASMKKQDEDKEKRDKEDKDNREKRDRSRSPRRRKSRSPSPRRRLSPVRRERKRSHSRSPHHRTKSRSATPAPEKKEATPEPEPSVKPKETVVPEATSNNDIPKPPKPEPAVPETKETSPERNSKKEREKEKEKTRQRSPTRSKSRSRSRSRSPSHSRPRRRHRSRSRSYSPRRRPSPRRRPSPRRRSPPRRMPPPPRHRRSRSPVRRRRRSSASLSGSSSSSSSSRSRSPPKKAPKRTVSSPPRKTRRLSPSASPPRRRHRPSPPASPPPKQRRSPTPQQSNRARKSRGSVSPSRTSAPKHKSTEKRESPSPAPKPRKAELSESEEDKGGKMAAADSVQQRRQYRRQNQQSSSEERPKRSNVKNGEVGRRRRHSHSRSPSPSPRKRQKESSPRMQMEKRWQSPVMKSRRRRSPSPPPARRRRSPSPAPPPRRRRSPSLPRRRSPSPPPRRRSPSPRRYSPPIQRRYSPSPPPKRRTASPPPPKRRASPSPQSKRRVSHSPPPKRSSPAAKKRSPSVSSKHRKGSPPSRSNRETRSPPQNKRHSPSPRPRASHTSASPAPPPPRRGASASPQRRQSPSPSTRPIRRVSRTPEPKKTKASTPSPRSARRVSSSRSASGSPEPAPKKHPAPPSPARSCSPSANWSPAKKAKSPTQSPSPARNSDQEGGGKKKKKKKDKKHKKDKKHKKHKKHKKEKAAAVAAVAPADTTSAQEEQEAETEPKKETESEPEDNLDDLEKHLREKALRSMRKAQVSPPS; encoded by the exons ATGGACGCGGGGTTCTTCCGC GGAACAAGTGCAGAACAGGACAATCGCTTCAGCAACAAGCAGAAGAAGCTGTTGAAGCAGTTGAAATTTGCAGAATGCTTAGAAAAGAAG GTGGACATGAGCAAAGTAAATCTGGAAGTAATCAAACCATGGATAACAAAACGAGTAACAGAAATCCTTGGATTTGAAGATGATGTAGTAATTGAGTTTATATTCAACCAGTTGGAAGTGAAG AATCCAGATTCCAAAATGATGCAAATCAACCTGACTGGTTTTTTGAATGGGAAAAATGCTAGGGAGTTCATGGGAGAACTGTGGCCACTGCTGTTAAGTGCACAAGAAAACATTGCTGGTATTCCAACGGCTTTTCTGGAactgaagaaagaagaaataaaacaacgaCAG ATAGAGCAAGAGAAACTGGCTTCCATGAAGAAACAAGATGAAGACAAGGAGAAGAGGGATAAGGAAGACAAAGACAACAGGGAAAAAAGAGACAGATCCAGGAGTCCAAGAAG ACGCAAGTCAAGGTCTCCTTCTCCTCGAAGGAGGTTGTCGCCTGTCAGAAGAGAGCGGAAACGCAGCCATTCTCGCTCACCTCATCACAGAACCAAGAGCCGCAGTGCTACCCCTGCGCCAGAAAAGAAGGAGGCGACTCCTGAGCCGGAACCCTCTGTGAAACCAAAGGAGACTGTTGTTCCAGAGGCGACTTCAAACAA cGATATCCCAAAACCTCCTAAACCTGAACCTGCTGTACCAGAGACTAAGGAAACTTCACCAGAACGTAAttcaaaaaaggagagagagaaggaaaaagagaagactCGTCAAAGATCCCCAACTCGGTCCAAGTCAAGATCAAGATCTCGATCACGTTCTCCATCTCACTCTCGACCAAGAAGGCGCCATAGATCACGGTCAAG GTCTTACTCCCCTAGAAGGCGACCAAGCCCGAGACGACGACCATCCCCACGGAGGAGGAGCCCGCCAAGGCGAATGCCTCCCCCTCCCAGACACAGAAGAAGCAGATCCCCTGTGAGGCG GAGAAGACGGTCATCAGCATCCTTATCCGGCAgtagctcttcctcctcctcctcacgttCCCGGTCACCACCAAAGAAAGCACCTAAAAGAACTGTATCCAGTCCTCCCCGAAAAACACGCAGGCTCTCTCCTTCGGCCAGCCCACCCCGGCGGAGACACAGGCCGTCCCCACCAGCCAGTCCACCTCCAAAACAACGCAGGTCTCCAACGCCCCAGCAGTCAAATCGTGCAAGAAAAAGCCGTGGCTCTGTTTCACCTAGCAGAACATCAG CACCCAAACATAAGAGTACTGAAAAAAGAGAATCTCCTTCTCCAGCACCAAAACCCAGGAAAGCAGAACTGTCTGAATCAG AAGAAGATAAAGGAGGTAAAATGGCTGCAGCAGACTCTGTTCAACAGAGGCGCCAGTACCGAAGGCAAAATCAACAGTCTTCATCTG AGGAAAGACCTAAAAGATCCAACGTGAAGAACGGGGAGGTTGGGAGACGCCGGCGCCATTCGCATTCACGCAGCCCATCGCCGTCTCCGCGAAAACGACAGAAGGAATCCTCCCCTCG GATGCAGATGGAAAAGAGGTGGCAGTCGCCAGTGATGAAAAG CCGGAGGAGGAGAAGCCCATCGCCCCCCCCAGCCAGGCGGCGCCGCTCTCCTTCGCCGGCCCCCCCTCCCAGGCGGCGCCGCTCGCCTTCCTTACCCCGTCGAAG GTCTCCATCACCACCCCCCCGCAGACGCTCCCCATCTCCACGGAGATACTCCCCACCGATCCAGCGGCGATACTCTCCTTCTCCACCGCCTAAGAGACGAACGGCTTCTCCTCCCCCGCCTAAACGAAGAGCATCGCCTTCCCCACAATCAAAACGCAGAGTCTCCCATTCCCCGCCGCCGAAACGAAGCTCGCCAGCTGCTAAGAAGCGTTCGCCCTCCGTATCTTCCAAGCACAGGAAGGGATCTCCTCCCAGTAGGTCCAATCGGGAAACGCGTTCTCCACCACAGAACAAACGGCATTCACCTTCACCACGGCCTAGAGCTTCTCATACCTCGGCGAGCCCAGCGCCGCCACCGCCACGACGGGGAGCGTCAGCTTCGCCCCAGAGGAGACAGTCTCCATCTCCAAGCACTAGACCCATCAGGAGGGTGTCGAGAACGCCGGAACctaagaaaacaaa GGCTTCCACACCAAGCCCACGATCTGCAAGACGAGTATCTTCATCACGCTCTGCGTCAGGATCACCTGAGCCGGCACCGAAAAAACACCCGGCCCCTCCGTCTCCTGCTCGGTCCTGTTCCCCCTCTGCAAACTGGTCACCTGCAAAAAAGGCTAAAAGCCCAACCCAGAGCCCATCACCTGCAAGG AATTCAGATCAAGAAGGGGgtggaaagaagaagaagaaaaagaaggataaGAAGCATAAAAAGGATAAAAAGCAcaagaaacacaaaaaacataagaAGGAGAAGGCGGCGGCAGTTGCTGCTGTGGCTCCGGCAGATACCACCTCTGCACAGGAAGAGCAGGAAGCGGAGACAGAACCCAAAAAG GAGACAGAAAGTGAACCAGAAGACAACCTTGATGACCTAGAAAAACACCTGCGAGAGAAGGCCCTGAGGTCGATGCGGAAGGCGCAAGTGTCCCCACCATCCTAG
- the SRRM1 gene encoding serine/arginine repetitive matrix protein 1 isoform X4, whose product MDAGFFRGTSAEQDNRFSNKQKKLLKQLKFAECLEKKVDMSKVNLEVIKPWITKRVTEILGFEDDVVIEFIFNQLEVKNPDSKMMQINLTGFLNGKNAREFMGELWPLLLSAQENIAGIPTAFLELKKEEIKQRQIEQEKLASMKKQDEDKEKRDKEDKDNREKRDRSRSPRRRKSRSPSPRRRLSPVRRERKRSHSRSPHHRTKSRSATPAPEKKEATPEPEPSVKPKETVVPEATSNNDIPKPPKPEPAVPETKETSPERNSKKEREKEKEKTRQRSPTRSKSRSRSRSRSPSHSRPRRRHRSRSRSYSPRRRPSPRRRPSPRRRSPPRRMPPPPRHRRSRSPVRRRRRSSASLSGSSSSSSSSRSRSPPKKAPKRTVSSPPRKTRRLSPSASPPRRRHRPSPPASPPPKQRRSPTPQQSNRARKSRGSVSPSRTSAPKHKSTEKRESPSPAPKPRKAELSESEEDKGGKMAAADSVQQRRQYRRQNQQSSSDSGSSSSSEEERPKRSNVKNGEVGRRRRHSHSRSPSPSPRKRQKESSPRRRRRSPSPPPARRRRSPSPAPPPRRRRSPSLPRRRSPSPPPRRRSPSPRRYSPPIQRRYSPSPPPKRRTASPPPPKRRASPSPQSKRRVSHSPPPKRSSPAAKKRSPSVSSKHRKGSPPSRSNRETRSPPQNKRHSPSPRPRASHTSASPAPPPPRRGASASPQRRQSPSPSTRPIRRVSRTPEPKKTKASTPSPRSARRVSSSRSASGSPEPAPKKHPAPPSPARSCSPSANWSPAKKAKSPTQSPSPARNSDQEGGGKKKKKKKDKKHKKDKKHKKHKKHKKEKAAAVAAVAPADTTSAQEEQEAETEPKKETESEPEDNLDDLEKHLREKALRSMRKAQVSPPS is encoded by the exons ATGGACGCGGGGTTCTTCCGC GGAACAAGTGCAGAACAGGACAATCGCTTCAGCAACAAGCAGAAGAAGCTGTTGAAGCAGTTGAAATTTGCAGAATGCTTAGAAAAGAAG GTGGACATGAGCAAAGTAAATCTGGAAGTAATCAAACCATGGATAACAAAACGAGTAACAGAAATCCTTGGATTTGAAGATGATGTAGTAATTGAGTTTATATTCAACCAGTTGGAAGTGAAG AATCCAGATTCCAAAATGATGCAAATCAACCTGACTGGTTTTTTGAATGGGAAAAATGCTAGGGAGTTCATGGGAGAACTGTGGCCACTGCTGTTAAGTGCACAAGAAAACATTGCTGGTATTCCAACGGCTTTTCTGGAactgaagaaagaagaaataaaacaacgaCAG ATAGAGCAAGAGAAACTGGCTTCCATGAAGAAACAAGATGAAGACAAGGAGAAGAGGGATAAGGAAGACAAAGACAACAGGGAAAAAAGAGACAGATCCAGGAGTCCAAGAAG ACGCAAGTCAAGGTCTCCTTCTCCTCGAAGGAGGTTGTCGCCTGTCAGAAGAGAGCGGAAACGCAGCCATTCTCGCTCACCTCATCACAGAACCAAGAGCCGCAGTGCTACCCCTGCGCCAGAAAAGAAGGAGGCGACTCCTGAGCCGGAACCCTCTGTGAAACCAAAGGAGACTGTTGTTCCAGAGGCGACTTCAAACAA cGATATCCCAAAACCTCCTAAACCTGAACCTGCTGTACCAGAGACTAAGGAAACTTCACCAGAACGTAAttcaaaaaaggagagagagaaggaaaaagagaagactCGTCAAAGATCCCCAACTCGGTCCAAGTCAAGATCAAGATCTCGATCACGTTCTCCATCTCACTCTCGACCAAGAAGGCGCCATAGATCACGGTCAAG GTCTTACTCCCCTAGAAGGCGACCAAGCCCGAGACGACGACCATCCCCACGGAGGAGGAGCCCGCCAAGGCGAATGCCTCCCCCTCCCAGACACAGAAGAAGCAGATCCCCTGTGAGGCG GAGAAGACGGTCATCAGCATCCTTATCCGGCAgtagctcttcctcctcctcctcacgttCCCGGTCACCACCAAAGAAAGCACCTAAAAGAACTGTATCCAGTCCTCCCCGAAAAACACGCAGGCTCTCTCCTTCGGCCAGCCCACCCCGGCGGAGACACAGGCCGTCCCCACCAGCCAGTCCACCTCCAAAACAACGCAGGTCTCCAACGCCCCAGCAGTCAAATCGTGCAAGAAAAAGCCGTGGCTCTGTTTCACCTAGCAGAACATCAG CACCCAAACATAAGAGTACTGAAAAAAGAGAATCTCCTTCTCCAGCACCAAAACCCAGGAAAGCAGAACTGTCTGAATCAG AAGAAGATAAAGGAGGTAAAATGGCTGCAGCAGACTCTGTTCAACAGAGGCGCCAGTACCGAAGGCAAAATCAACAGTCTTCATCTG ATTCTGGTTCTTCATCATCATCTGAAGAGGAAAGACCTAAAAGATCCAACGTGAAGAACGGGGAGGTTGGGAGACGCCGGCGCCATTCGCATTCACGCAGCCCATCGCCGTCTCCGCGAAAACGACAGAAGGAATCCTCCCCTCG CCGGAGGAGGAGAAGCCCATCGCCCCCCCCAGCCAGGCGGCGCCGCTCTCCTTCGCCGGCCCCCCCTCCCAGGCGGCGCCGCTCGCCTTCCTTACCCCGTCGAAG GTCTCCATCACCACCCCCCCGCAGACGCTCCCCATCTCCACGGAGATACTCCCCACCGATCCAGCGGCGATACTCTCCTTCTCCACCGCCTAAGAGACGAACGGCTTCTCCTCCCCCGCCTAAACGAAGAGCATCGCCTTCCCCACAATCAAAACGCAGAGTCTCCCATTCCCCGCCGCCGAAACGAAGCTCGCCAGCTGCTAAGAAGCGTTCGCCCTCCGTATCTTCCAAGCACAGGAAGGGATCTCCTCCCAGTAGGTCCAATCGGGAAACGCGTTCTCCACCACAGAACAAACGGCATTCACCTTCACCACGGCCTAGAGCTTCTCATACCTCGGCGAGCCCAGCGCCGCCACCGCCACGACGGGGAGCGTCAGCTTCGCCCCAGAGGAGACAGTCTCCATCTCCAAGCACTAGACCCATCAGGAGGGTGTCGAGAACGCCGGAACctaagaaaacaaa GGCTTCCACACCAAGCCCACGATCTGCAAGACGAGTATCTTCATCACGCTCTGCGTCAGGATCACCTGAGCCGGCACCGAAAAAACACCCGGCCCCTCCGTCTCCTGCTCGGTCCTGTTCCCCCTCTGCAAACTGGTCACCTGCAAAAAAGGCTAAAAGCCCAACCCAGAGCCCATCACCTGCAAGG AATTCAGATCAAGAAGGGGgtggaaagaagaagaagaaaaagaaggataaGAAGCATAAAAAGGATAAAAAGCAcaagaaacacaaaaaacataagaAGGAGAAGGCGGCGGCAGTTGCTGCTGTGGCTCCGGCAGATACCACCTCTGCACAGGAAGAGCAGGAAGCGGAGACAGAACCCAAAAAG GAGACAGAAAGTGAACCAGAAGACAACCTTGATGACCTAGAAAAACACCTGCGAGAGAAGGCCCTGAGGTCGATGCGGAAGGCGCAAGTGTCCCCACCATCCTAG
- the SRRM1 gene encoding serine/arginine repetitive matrix protein 1 isoform X2, which translates to MDAGFFRGTSAEQDNRFSNKQKKLLKQLKFAECLEKKVDMSKVNLEVIKPWITKRVTEILGFEDDVVIEFIFNQLEVKNPDSKMMQINLTGFLNGKNAREFMGELWPLLLSAQENIAGIPTAFLELKKEEIKQRQIEQEKLASMKKQDEDKEKRDKEDKDNREKRDRSRSPRRRKSRSPSPRRRLSPVRRERKRSHSRSPHHRTKSRSATPAPEKKEATPEPEPSVKPKETVVPEATSNNDIPKPPKPEPAVPETKETSPERNSKKEREKEKEKTRQRSPTRSKSRSRSRSRSPSHSRPRRRHRSRSRRRPSPRRRPSPRRRSPPRRMPPPPRHRRSRSPVRRRRRSSASLSGSSSSSSSSRSRSPPKKAPKRTVSSPPRKTRRLSPSASPPRRRHRPSPPASPPPKQRRSPTPQQSNRARKSRGSVSPSRTSAPKHKSTEKRESPSPAPKPRKAELSESEEDKGGKMAAADSVQQRRQYRRQNQQSSSDSGSSSSSEEERPKRSNVKNGEVGRRRRHSHSRSPSPSPRKRQKESSPRMQMEKRWQSPVMKSRRRRSPSPPPARRRRSPSPAPPPRRRRSPSLPRRRSPSPPPRRRSPSPRRYSPPIQRRYSPSPPPKRRTASPPPPKRRASPSPQSKRRVSHSPPPKRSSPAAKKRSPSVSSKHRKGSPPSRSNRETRSPPQNKRHSPSPRPRASHTSASPAPPPPRRGASASPQRRQSPSPSTRPIRRVSRTPEPKKTKASTPSPRSARRVSSSRSASGSPEPAPKKHPAPPSPARSCSPSANWSPAKKAKSPTQSPSPARNSDQEGGGKKKKKKKDKKHKKDKKHKKHKKHKKEKAAAVAAVAPADTTSAQEEQEAETEPKKETESEPEDNLDDLEKHLREKALRSMRKAQVSPPS; encoded by the exons ATGGACGCGGGGTTCTTCCGC GGAACAAGTGCAGAACAGGACAATCGCTTCAGCAACAAGCAGAAGAAGCTGTTGAAGCAGTTGAAATTTGCAGAATGCTTAGAAAAGAAG GTGGACATGAGCAAAGTAAATCTGGAAGTAATCAAACCATGGATAACAAAACGAGTAACAGAAATCCTTGGATTTGAAGATGATGTAGTAATTGAGTTTATATTCAACCAGTTGGAAGTGAAG AATCCAGATTCCAAAATGATGCAAATCAACCTGACTGGTTTTTTGAATGGGAAAAATGCTAGGGAGTTCATGGGAGAACTGTGGCCACTGCTGTTAAGTGCACAAGAAAACATTGCTGGTATTCCAACGGCTTTTCTGGAactgaagaaagaagaaataaaacaacgaCAG ATAGAGCAAGAGAAACTGGCTTCCATGAAGAAACAAGATGAAGACAAGGAGAAGAGGGATAAGGAAGACAAAGACAACAGGGAAAAAAGAGACAGATCCAGGAGTCCAAGAAG ACGCAAGTCAAGGTCTCCTTCTCCTCGAAGGAGGTTGTCGCCTGTCAGAAGAGAGCGGAAACGCAGCCATTCTCGCTCACCTCATCACAGAACCAAGAGCCGCAGTGCTACCCCTGCGCCAGAAAAGAAGGAGGCGACTCCTGAGCCGGAACCCTCTGTGAAACCAAAGGAGACTGTTGTTCCAGAGGCGACTTCAAACAA cGATATCCCAAAACCTCCTAAACCTGAACCTGCTGTACCAGAGACTAAGGAAACTTCACCAGAACGTAAttcaaaaaaggagagagagaaggaaaaagagaagactCGTCAAAGATCCCCAACTCGGTCCAAGTCAAGATCAAGATCTCGATCACGTTCTCCATCTCACTCTCGACCAAGAAGGCGCCATAGATCACGGTCAAG AAGGCGACCAAGCCCGAGACGACGACCATCCCCACGGAGGAGGAGCCCGCCAAGGCGAATGCCTCCCCCTCCCAGACACAGAAGAAGCAGATCCCCTGTGAGGCG GAGAAGACGGTCATCAGCATCCTTATCCGGCAgtagctcttcctcctcctcctcacgttCCCGGTCACCACCAAAGAAAGCACCTAAAAGAACTGTATCCAGTCCTCCCCGAAAAACACGCAGGCTCTCTCCTTCGGCCAGCCCACCCCGGCGGAGACACAGGCCGTCCCCACCAGCCAGTCCACCTCCAAAACAACGCAGGTCTCCAACGCCCCAGCAGTCAAATCGTGCAAGAAAAAGCCGTGGCTCTGTTTCACCTAGCAGAACATCAG CACCCAAACATAAGAGTACTGAAAAAAGAGAATCTCCTTCTCCAGCACCAAAACCCAGGAAAGCAGAACTGTCTGAATCAG AAGAAGATAAAGGAGGTAAAATGGCTGCAGCAGACTCTGTTCAACAGAGGCGCCAGTACCGAAGGCAAAATCAACAGTCTTCATCTG ATTCTGGTTCTTCATCATCATCTGAAGAGGAAAGACCTAAAAGATCCAACGTGAAGAACGGGGAGGTTGGGAGACGCCGGCGCCATTCGCATTCACGCAGCCCATCGCCGTCTCCGCGAAAACGACAGAAGGAATCCTCCCCTCG GATGCAGATGGAAAAGAGGTGGCAGTCGCCAGTGATGAAAAG CCGGAGGAGGAGAAGCCCATCGCCCCCCCCAGCCAGGCGGCGCCGCTCTCCTTCGCCGGCCCCCCCTCCCAGGCGGCGCCGCTCGCCTTCCTTACCCCGTCGAAG GTCTCCATCACCACCCCCCCGCAGACGCTCCCCATCTCCACGGAGATACTCCCCACCGATCCAGCGGCGATACTCTCCTTCTCCACCGCCTAAGAGACGAACGGCTTCTCCTCCCCCGCCTAAACGAAGAGCATCGCCTTCCCCACAATCAAAACGCAGAGTCTCCCATTCCCCGCCGCCGAAACGAAGCTCGCCAGCTGCTAAGAAGCGTTCGCCCTCCGTATCTTCCAAGCACAGGAAGGGATCTCCTCCCAGTAGGTCCAATCGGGAAACGCGTTCTCCACCACAGAACAAACGGCATTCACCTTCACCACGGCCTAGAGCTTCTCATACCTCGGCGAGCCCAGCGCCGCCACCGCCACGACGGGGAGCGTCAGCTTCGCCCCAGAGGAGACAGTCTCCATCTCCAAGCACTAGACCCATCAGGAGGGTGTCGAGAACGCCGGAACctaagaaaacaaa GGCTTCCACACCAAGCCCACGATCTGCAAGACGAGTATCTTCATCACGCTCTGCGTCAGGATCACCTGAGCCGGCACCGAAAAAACACCCGGCCCCTCCGTCTCCTGCTCGGTCCTGTTCCCCCTCTGCAAACTGGTCACCTGCAAAAAAGGCTAAAAGCCCAACCCAGAGCCCATCACCTGCAAGG AATTCAGATCAAGAAGGGGgtggaaagaagaagaagaaaaagaaggataaGAAGCATAAAAAGGATAAAAAGCAcaagaaacacaaaaaacataagaAGGAGAAGGCGGCGGCAGTTGCTGCTGTGGCTCCGGCAGATACCACCTCTGCACAGGAAGAGCAGGAAGCGGAGACAGAACCCAAAAAG GAGACAGAAAGTGAACCAGAAGACAACCTTGATGACCTAGAAAAACACCTGCGAGAGAAGGCCCTGAGGTCGATGCGGAAGGCGCAAGTGTCCCCACCATCCTAG
- the SRRM1 gene encoding serine/arginine repetitive matrix protein 1 isoform X1 codes for MDAGFFRGTSAEQDNRFSNKQKKLLKQLKFAECLEKKVDMSKVNLEVIKPWITKRVTEILGFEDDVVIEFIFNQLEVKNPDSKMMQINLTGFLNGKNAREFMGELWPLLLSAQENIAGIPTAFLELKKEEIKQRQIEQEKLASMKKQDEDKEKRDKEDKDNREKRDRSRSPRRRKSRSPSPRRRLSPVRRERKRSHSRSPHHRTKSRSATPAPEKKEATPEPEPSVKPKETVVPEATSNNDIPKPPKPEPAVPETKETSPERNSKKEREKEKEKTRQRSPTRSKSRSRSRSRSPSHSRPRRRHRSRSRSYSPRRRPSPRRRPSPRRRSPPRRMPPPPRHRRSRSPVRRRRRSSASLSGSSSSSSSSRSRSPPKKAPKRTVSSPPRKTRRLSPSASPPRRRHRPSPPASPPPKQRRSPTPQQSNRARKSRGSVSPSRTSAPKHKSTEKRESPSPAPKPRKAELSESEEDKGGKMAAADSVQQRRQYRRQNQQSSSDSGSSSSSEEERPKRSNVKNGEVGRRRRHSHSRSPSPSPRKRQKESSPRMQMEKRWQSPVMKSRRRRSPSPPPARRRRSPSPAPPPRRRRSPSLPRRRSPSPPPRRRSPSPRRYSPPIQRRYSPSPPPKRRTASPPPPKRRASPSPQSKRRVSHSPPPKRSSPAAKKRSPSVSSKHRKGSPPSRSNRETRSPPQNKRHSPSPRPRASHTSASPAPPPPRRGASASPQRRQSPSPSTRPIRRVSRTPEPKKTKASTPSPRSARRVSSSRSASGSPEPAPKKHPAPPSPARSCSPSANWSPAKKAKSPTQSPSPARNSDQEGGGKKKKKKKDKKHKKDKKHKKHKKHKKEKAAAVAAVAPADTTSAQEEQEAETEPKKETESEPEDNLDDLEKHLREKALRSMRKAQVSPPS; via the exons ATGGACGCGGGGTTCTTCCGC GGAACAAGTGCAGAACAGGACAATCGCTTCAGCAACAAGCAGAAGAAGCTGTTGAAGCAGTTGAAATTTGCAGAATGCTTAGAAAAGAAG GTGGACATGAGCAAAGTAAATCTGGAAGTAATCAAACCATGGATAACAAAACGAGTAACAGAAATCCTTGGATTTGAAGATGATGTAGTAATTGAGTTTATATTCAACCAGTTGGAAGTGAAG AATCCAGATTCCAAAATGATGCAAATCAACCTGACTGGTTTTTTGAATGGGAAAAATGCTAGGGAGTTCATGGGAGAACTGTGGCCACTGCTGTTAAGTGCACAAGAAAACATTGCTGGTATTCCAACGGCTTTTCTGGAactgaagaaagaagaaataaaacaacgaCAG ATAGAGCAAGAGAAACTGGCTTCCATGAAGAAACAAGATGAAGACAAGGAGAAGAGGGATAAGGAAGACAAAGACAACAGGGAAAAAAGAGACAGATCCAGGAGTCCAAGAAG ACGCAAGTCAAGGTCTCCTTCTCCTCGAAGGAGGTTGTCGCCTGTCAGAAGAGAGCGGAAACGCAGCCATTCTCGCTCACCTCATCACAGAACCAAGAGCCGCAGTGCTACCCCTGCGCCAGAAAAGAAGGAGGCGACTCCTGAGCCGGAACCCTCTGTGAAACCAAAGGAGACTGTTGTTCCAGAGGCGACTTCAAACAA cGATATCCCAAAACCTCCTAAACCTGAACCTGCTGTACCAGAGACTAAGGAAACTTCACCAGAACGTAAttcaaaaaaggagagagagaaggaaaaagagaagactCGTCAAAGATCCCCAACTCGGTCCAAGTCAAGATCAAGATCTCGATCACGTTCTCCATCTCACTCTCGACCAAGAAGGCGCCATAGATCACGGTCAAG GTCTTACTCCCCTAGAAGGCGACCAAGCCCGAGACGACGACCATCCCCACGGAGGAGGAGCCCGCCAAGGCGAATGCCTCCCCCTCCCAGACACAGAAGAAGCAGATCCCCTGTGAGGCG GAGAAGACGGTCATCAGCATCCTTATCCGGCAgtagctcttcctcctcctcctcacgttCCCGGTCACCACCAAAGAAAGCACCTAAAAGAACTGTATCCAGTCCTCCCCGAAAAACACGCAGGCTCTCTCCTTCGGCCAGCCCACCCCGGCGGAGACACAGGCCGTCCCCACCAGCCAGTCCACCTCCAAAACAACGCAGGTCTCCAACGCCCCAGCAGTCAAATCGTGCAAGAAAAAGCCGTGGCTCTGTTTCACCTAGCAGAACATCAG CACCCAAACATAAGAGTACTGAAAAAAGAGAATCTCCTTCTCCAGCACCAAAACCCAGGAAAGCAGAACTGTCTGAATCAG AAGAAGATAAAGGAGGTAAAATGGCTGCAGCAGACTCTGTTCAACAGAGGCGCCAGTACCGAAGGCAAAATCAACAGTCTTCATCTG ATTCTGGTTCTTCATCATCATCTGAAGAGGAAAGACCTAAAAGATCCAACGTGAAGAACGGGGAGGTTGGGAGACGCCGGCGCCATTCGCATTCACGCAGCCCATCGCCGTCTCCGCGAAAACGACAGAAGGAATCCTCCCCTCG GATGCAGATGGAAAAGAGGTGGCAGTCGCCAGTGATGAAAAG CCGGAGGAGGAGAAGCCCATCGCCCCCCCCAGCCAGGCGGCGCCGCTCTCCTTCGCCGGCCCCCCCTCCCAGGCGGCGCCGCTCGCCTTCCTTACCCCGTCGAAG GTCTCCATCACCACCCCCCCGCAGACGCTCCCCATCTCCACGGAGATACTCCCCACCGATCCAGCGGCGATACTCTCCTTCTCCACCGCCTAAGAGACGAACGGCTTCTCCTCCCCCGCCTAAACGAAGAGCATCGCCTTCCCCACAATCAAAACGCAGAGTCTCCCATTCCCCGCCGCCGAAACGAAGCTCGCCAGCTGCTAAGAAGCGTTCGCCCTCCGTATCTTCCAAGCACAGGAAGGGATCTCCTCCCAGTAGGTCCAATCGGGAAACGCGTTCTCCACCACAGAACAAACGGCATTCACCTTCACCACGGCCTAGAGCTTCTCATACCTCGGCGAGCCCAGCGCCGCCACCGCCACGACGGGGAGCGTCAGCTTCGCCCCAGAGGAGACAGTCTCCATCTCCAAGCACTAGACCCATCAGGAGGGTGTCGAGAACGCCGGAACctaagaaaacaaa GGCTTCCACACCAAGCCCACGATCTGCAAGACGAGTATCTTCATCACGCTCTGCGTCAGGATCACCTGAGCCGGCACCGAAAAAACACCCGGCCCCTCCGTCTCCTGCTCGGTCCTGTTCCCCCTCTGCAAACTGGTCACCTGCAAAAAAGGCTAAAAGCCCAACCCAGAGCCCATCACCTGCAAGG AATTCAGATCAAGAAGGGGgtggaaagaagaagaagaaaaagaaggataaGAAGCATAAAAAGGATAAAAAGCAcaagaaacacaaaaaacataagaAGGAGAAGGCGGCGGCAGTTGCTGCTGTGGCTCCGGCAGATACCACCTCTGCACAGGAAGAGCAGGAAGCGGAGACAGAACCCAAAAAG GAGACAGAAAGTGAACCAGAAGACAACCTTGATGACCTAGAAAAACACCTGCGAGAGAAGGCCCTGAGGTCGATGCGGAAGGCGCAAGTGTCCCCACCATCCTAG